A window of Choloepus didactylus isolate mChoDid1 chromosome 21, mChoDid1.pri, whole genome shotgun sequence contains these coding sequences:
- the EPHB4 gene encoding ephrin type-B receptor 4 isoform X1 has product MELRALLCWASLAAALEETLLNTKLETADLKWVTFPQVEGQWEELSGLDEEQHSVRTYEVCDVQRAPGLAHWLRTGWVPRRGAVHVYATLRFTMLECLSLPRAGRSCKETFTVFYYESDADTATAVTPPWMENPYIKVDTVAAEHLTRKRPGAEATGKVNVKTLRLGPLTKAGFYLAFQDQGACMALLSLHLFYKKCAQLTVNLTRFPETVPRELVVPVAGSCVADAVPAPGPSSSLYCREDGQWAEQPVTGCSCAPGFEAVEGNTRCRACAQGTFKPLPGEGSCQPCPANSHSNAIGSSVCQCRIGYFRARTDPRGAPCTTPPSAPRSVVSRLNGSSLRLEWSAPLESGGREDLTYTLRCRECRPGGPCTPCGGDLTFDPGPRDLVEPWVMIRGLRPDFTYTFEVTALNGVSSLATGPAPFEPVNVTTDREVPPPVSDIRVTRSSPSSLSLAWAVPRAPGGAVLDYEVKYYEKGAEGPSSVRFLKTSENRAELQGLKRGASYLVQVRARSEAGYGPFGQEHHSQTQRDEHESWREQLALIAGTAVVGVVLVLVVVVIAVLCLRKQSSGREAEYSDKHGQYLIGHGTKVYIDPFTYEDPNEAVREFAKEIDVSYVKIEEVIGAGEFGEVCRGRLKAPGKKEGCVAIKTLKGGYTERQRREFLSEASIMGQFEHPNIIRLEGVVTNSVPVMILTEFMENGALDSFLRLNDGQFTAIQLVGMLRGIASGMRYLAEMSYVHRDLAARNILVNSNLVCKVSDFGLSRFLEENSSDPTYTSSLGGKIPIRWTAPEAIAFRKFTSASDAWSYGIVMWEVMSFGERPYWDMSNQDVINAIEQDYRLPPPPDCPTSLHQLMLDCWQKDRNARPRFPQVVSALDKMIRNPASLKIVARENGGASHPLLDQRQPHYSAFGSVGEWLRAIKMGRYEESFAAAGFGSFELVSQISAEDLLRIGVTLAGHQKKILASVQHMKAQAKPGAPGGSGGAAPQY; this is encoded by the exons AGACCCTATTGAACACAAAATTGGAAACTGCTGACCTGAAGTGGGTGACGTTTCCCCAGGTGGAGGGGCAG TGGGAGGAGCTGAGCGGCCTGGACGAGGAGCAGCATAGCGTCCGCACCTATGAAGTATGCGACGTGCAGCgggccccaggcctggcccaCTGGCTGCGCACGGGCTGGGTGCCACGGCGCGGCGCCGTCCACGTCTATGCCACGCTGCGCTTCACTATGCTCGAGTGCCTCTCCCTGCCCCGGGCCGGCCGCTCCTGCAAGGAGACCTTCACCGTCTTCTATTACGAAAGCGATGCCGACACTGCCACGGCCGTCACGCCGCCCTGGATGGAGAACCCCTACATCAAG GTGGACACAGTGGCTGCCGAGCACCTGACGCGAAAACGCCCGGGGGCCGAGGCCACAGGGAAGGTGAACGTCAAGACGCTGCGCCTGGGCCCGCTCACCAAGGCCGGCTTCTACCTGGCCTTCCAGGACCAGGGCGCCTGCATGGCCCTGCTGTCCCTGCACCTCTTCTACAAGAAGTGCGCCCAGCTGACCGTGAACCTGACCCGCTTCCCGGAGACCGTGCCTCGCGAGCTGGTGGTTCCCGTGGCCGGGAGCTGCGTGGCTGATGCCGTCCCCGCACCCGGCCCCAGCTCCAGCCTCTACTGCCGGGAGGACGGCCAGTGGGCCGAGCAGCCCGTCACCGGCTGCAGCTGTGCTCCGGGCTTCGAGGCCGTCGAGGGGAACACCAGGTGCCGAG ccTGTGCCCAGGGCACCTTCAAGCCCCTGCCAGGGGAGGGGTCCTGCCAGCCATGCCCGGCCAACAGCCACTCCAATGCCATCGGCTCGTCCGTCTGCCAGTGCCGCATCGGGTACTTCCGGGCCCGCACGGACCCCCGGGGTGCTCCCTGCACCA CCCCGCCCTCTGCACCCCGAAGCGTCGTCTCCCGTCTGAACGGCTCCTCCCTGCGCCTGGAGTGGAGTGCCCCCCTGGAGTCCGGCGGCCGGGAGGACCTCACCTACACCCTGCGCTGCCGCGAGTGCCGCCCTGGGGGTCCCTGCACGCCCTGCGGGGGCGACCTGACCTTCGACCCTGGCCCCCGGGACCTGGTCGAGCCCTGGGTGATGATCCGTGGGCTGCGCCCCGACTTCACCTATACCTTCGAGGTCACTGCCTTGAACGGGGTGTCCTCCCTGGCAACGGGGCCGGCGCCCTTCGAGCCCGTCAATGTCACCACCGACCGTGAGG TGCCCCCGCCTGTGTCCGATATCCGGGTGACGCGGTCGTCACCCAGCAGCTTGAGCCTGGCCTGGGCTGTTCCCCGGGCGCCTGGTGGGGCCGTGCTGGACTATGAGGTCAAGTACTACGAGAAG GGCGCGGAGGGCCCCAGCAGCGTGCGCTTCCTGAAGACCTCGGAAAACCGGGCAGAGCTGCAGGGGCTGAAGCGGGGAGCCAGCTACCTGGTCCAGGTGCGGGCACGCTCCGAGGCTGGCTACGGACCCTTCGGCCAGGAGCACCACAGCCAGACGCAGCGGGATG AACACGAGAGTTGGCGGGAGCAGCTGGCCCTGATCGCAGGCACGGCGGTCGTGGGTGTGGTACTGGTCCTGGTGGTGGTCGTCATCGCCGTTCTCTGCCTCAG GAAGCAGAGCAGTGGGCGAGAAGCCGAGTACTCGGACAAGCACGGACAGTATCTCATCGGGCATG GTACAAAGGTCTATATCGACCCCTTCACTTACGAAGACCCTAATGAGGCTGTGAGGGAATTTGCCAAAGAAATCGACGTCTCCTACGTCAAGATCGAAGAGGTGATCGGCGCAG GTGAGTTTGGTGAGGTGTGCCGGGGGCGGCTCAAGGCGCCGGGCAAGAAGGAGGGCTGCGTGGCCATCAAGACCCTGAAGGGCGGTTACACCGAGCGGCAGAGACGCGAGTTCCTGAGTGAGGCGTCCATCATGGGCCAGTTCGAGCACCCCAACATCATCCGCCTCGAGGGTGTCGTCACCAACAGTGTCCCCGTCATGATCCTCACCGAGTTCATGGAGAACGGTGCCCTGGACTCCTTCCTGCGG CTGAACGATGGGCAGTTCACAGCCATCCAGCTGGTGGGCATGCTGCGGGGCATTGCCTCGGGCATGCGGTATCTGGCCGAGATGAGCTACGTCCACCGCGACCTGGCCGCCCGCAACATCCTGGTCAACAGCAACCTGGTCTGCAAGGTGTCCGACTTTGGCCTCTCGCGCTTCCTAGAGGAGAACTCTTCTGATCCCACCTACACAAGCTCTCTG GGAGGAAAGATTCCCATACGATGGACAGCCCCTGAGGCCATCGCCTTCCGGAAGTTCACATCTGCCAGCGACGCCTGGAGTTATGGGATTGTGATGTGGGAGGTCATGTCTTTCGGGGAACGGCCGTATTGGGATATGAGCAATCAGGAC GTGATCAATGCCATCGAGCAGGACTACCGGCTGCCACCGCCCCCAGACTGCCCCACCTCCCTGCACCAGCTCATGCTGGACTGTTGGCAGAAGGACCGGAATGCCCGGCCCCGCTTCCCCCAGGTGGTCAGTGCCCTGGACAAGATGATCCGGAACCCAGCCAGCCTCAAAATCGTGGCCAGGGAGAATGGCGG GGCCTCGCATCCGCTCCTGGATCAGCGGCAGCCTCACTACTCGGCTTTCGGCTCCGTGGGGGAGTGGCTCCGAGCCATCAAGATGGGAAGATACGAAGAAAGTTTTGCAGCCGCCGGATTTGGCTCCTTCGAGCTGGTCAGCCAGATCTCTGCTGA
- the EPHB4 gene encoding ephrin type-B receptor 4 isoform X2 translates to MELRALLCWASLAAALEETLLNTKLETADLKWVTFPQVEGQWEELSGLDEEQHSVRTYEVCDVQRAPGLAHWLRTGWVPRRGAVHVYATLRFTMLECLSLPRAGRSCKETFTVFYYESDADTATAVTPPWMENPYIKDQGACMALLSLHLFYKKCAQLTVNLTRFPETVPRELVVPVAGSCVADAVPAPGPSSSLYCREDGQWAEQPVTGCSCAPGFEAVEGNTRCRACAQGTFKPLPGEGSCQPCPANSHSNAIGSSVCQCRIGYFRARTDPRGAPCTTPPSAPRSVVSRLNGSSLRLEWSAPLESGGREDLTYTLRCRECRPGGPCTPCGGDLTFDPGPRDLVEPWVMIRGLRPDFTYTFEVTALNGVSSLATGPAPFEPVNVTTDREVPPPVSDIRVTRSSPSSLSLAWAVPRAPGGAVLDYEVKYYEKGAEGPSSVRFLKTSENRAELQGLKRGASYLVQVRARSEAGYGPFGQEHHSQTQRDEHESWREQLALIAGTAVVGVVLVLVVVVIAVLCLRKQSSGREAEYSDKHGQYLIGHGTKVYIDPFTYEDPNEAVREFAKEIDVSYVKIEEVIGAGEFGEVCRGRLKAPGKKEGCVAIKTLKGGYTERQRREFLSEASIMGQFEHPNIIRLEGVVTNSVPVMILTEFMENGALDSFLRLNDGQFTAIQLVGMLRGIASGMRYLAEMSYVHRDLAARNILVNSNLVCKVSDFGLSRFLEENSSDPTYTSSLGGKIPIRWTAPEAIAFRKFTSASDAWSYGIVMWEVMSFGERPYWDMSNQDVINAIEQDYRLPPPPDCPTSLHQLMLDCWQKDRNARPRFPQVVSALDKMIRNPASLKIVARENGGASHPLLDQRQPHYSAFGSVGEWLRAIKMGRYEESFAAAGFGSFELVSQISAEDLLRIGVTLAGHQKKILASVQHMKAQAKPGAPGGSGGAAPQY, encoded by the exons AGACCCTATTGAACACAAAATTGGAAACTGCTGACCTGAAGTGGGTGACGTTTCCCCAGGTGGAGGGGCAG TGGGAGGAGCTGAGCGGCCTGGACGAGGAGCAGCATAGCGTCCGCACCTATGAAGTATGCGACGTGCAGCgggccccaggcctggcccaCTGGCTGCGCACGGGCTGGGTGCCACGGCGCGGCGCCGTCCACGTCTATGCCACGCTGCGCTTCACTATGCTCGAGTGCCTCTCCCTGCCCCGGGCCGGCCGCTCCTGCAAGGAGACCTTCACCGTCTTCTATTACGAAAGCGATGCCGACACTGCCACGGCCGTCACGCCGCCCTGGATGGAGAACCCCTACATCAAG GACCAGGGCGCCTGCATGGCCCTGCTGTCCCTGCACCTCTTCTACAAGAAGTGCGCCCAGCTGACCGTGAACCTGACCCGCTTCCCGGAGACCGTGCCTCGCGAGCTGGTGGTTCCCGTGGCCGGGAGCTGCGTGGCTGATGCCGTCCCCGCACCCGGCCCCAGCTCCAGCCTCTACTGCCGGGAGGACGGCCAGTGGGCCGAGCAGCCCGTCACCGGCTGCAGCTGTGCTCCGGGCTTCGAGGCCGTCGAGGGGAACACCAGGTGCCGAG ccTGTGCCCAGGGCACCTTCAAGCCCCTGCCAGGGGAGGGGTCCTGCCAGCCATGCCCGGCCAACAGCCACTCCAATGCCATCGGCTCGTCCGTCTGCCAGTGCCGCATCGGGTACTTCCGGGCCCGCACGGACCCCCGGGGTGCTCCCTGCACCA CCCCGCCCTCTGCACCCCGAAGCGTCGTCTCCCGTCTGAACGGCTCCTCCCTGCGCCTGGAGTGGAGTGCCCCCCTGGAGTCCGGCGGCCGGGAGGACCTCACCTACACCCTGCGCTGCCGCGAGTGCCGCCCTGGGGGTCCCTGCACGCCCTGCGGGGGCGACCTGACCTTCGACCCTGGCCCCCGGGACCTGGTCGAGCCCTGGGTGATGATCCGTGGGCTGCGCCCCGACTTCACCTATACCTTCGAGGTCACTGCCTTGAACGGGGTGTCCTCCCTGGCAACGGGGCCGGCGCCCTTCGAGCCCGTCAATGTCACCACCGACCGTGAGG TGCCCCCGCCTGTGTCCGATATCCGGGTGACGCGGTCGTCACCCAGCAGCTTGAGCCTGGCCTGGGCTGTTCCCCGGGCGCCTGGTGGGGCCGTGCTGGACTATGAGGTCAAGTACTACGAGAAG GGCGCGGAGGGCCCCAGCAGCGTGCGCTTCCTGAAGACCTCGGAAAACCGGGCAGAGCTGCAGGGGCTGAAGCGGGGAGCCAGCTACCTGGTCCAGGTGCGGGCACGCTCCGAGGCTGGCTACGGACCCTTCGGCCAGGAGCACCACAGCCAGACGCAGCGGGATG AACACGAGAGTTGGCGGGAGCAGCTGGCCCTGATCGCAGGCACGGCGGTCGTGGGTGTGGTACTGGTCCTGGTGGTGGTCGTCATCGCCGTTCTCTGCCTCAG GAAGCAGAGCAGTGGGCGAGAAGCCGAGTACTCGGACAAGCACGGACAGTATCTCATCGGGCATG GTACAAAGGTCTATATCGACCCCTTCACTTACGAAGACCCTAATGAGGCTGTGAGGGAATTTGCCAAAGAAATCGACGTCTCCTACGTCAAGATCGAAGAGGTGATCGGCGCAG GTGAGTTTGGTGAGGTGTGCCGGGGGCGGCTCAAGGCGCCGGGCAAGAAGGAGGGCTGCGTGGCCATCAAGACCCTGAAGGGCGGTTACACCGAGCGGCAGAGACGCGAGTTCCTGAGTGAGGCGTCCATCATGGGCCAGTTCGAGCACCCCAACATCATCCGCCTCGAGGGTGTCGTCACCAACAGTGTCCCCGTCATGATCCTCACCGAGTTCATGGAGAACGGTGCCCTGGACTCCTTCCTGCGG CTGAACGATGGGCAGTTCACAGCCATCCAGCTGGTGGGCATGCTGCGGGGCATTGCCTCGGGCATGCGGTATCTGGCCGAGATGAGCTACGTCCACCGCGACCTGGCCGCCCGCAACATCCTGGTCAACAGCAACCTGGTCTGCAAGGTGTCCGACTTTGGCCTCTCGCGCTTCCTAGAGGAGAACTCTTCTGATCCCACCTACACAAGCTCTCTG GGAGGAAAGATTCCCATACGATGGACAGCCCCTGAGGCCATCGCCTTCCGGAAGTTCACATCTGCCAGCGACGCCTGGAGTTATGGGATTGTGATGTGGGAGGTCATGTCTTTCGGGGAACGGCCGTATTGGGATATGAGCAATCAGGAC GTGATCAATGCCATCGAGCAGGACTACCGGCTGCCACCGCCCCCAGACTGCCCCACCTCCCTGCACCAGCTCATGCTGGACTGTTGGCAGAAGGACCGGAATGCCCGGCCCCGCTTCCCCCAGGTGGTCAGTGCCCTGGACAAGATGATCCGGAACCCAGCCAGCCTCAAAATCGTGGCCAGGGAGAATGGCGG GGCCTCGCATCCGCTCCTGGATCAGCGGCAGCCTCACTACTCGGCTTTCGGCTCCGTGGGGGAGTGGCTCCGAGCCATCAAGATGGGAAGATACGAAGAAAGTTTTGCAGCCGCCGGATTTGGCTCCTTCGAGCTGGTCAGCCAGATCTCTGCTGA